A genomic region of Christiangramia sp. OXR-203 contains the following coding sequences:
- a CDS encoding DUF4435 domain-containing protein, with protein sequence MEDSFLKKLKEAGDSSQTLFLRLLQEYKLSEKSLHLFIEGNDDPAFYTNYISNLAGNNFQIYFYNSKNKSGVYSNYNQISWKSYNKNRVLFFVDKDYSDILKLRYPIDQNIFVTKYYSIENYLVNDQIVRRILTDLVHITDPSIINNIIKKFHQEHKSFCEYMVLLSAWIIYHRKNGTNINLGNISLSHIFQFNAKLEIVKLNSPQGKKLLDYLDEKTGNPDSSGSWKSVRKIYSSLLKINEDKIHLRGKFEIWFLVAFINALIDNLNSSRKKGEPKAKMNVSLSSSNAVALLATRLSIPPDLKSFISNNLSKIN encoded by the coding sequence ATGGAGGATAGTTTTTTAAAGAAATTAAAAGAAGCAGGAGATTCTTCACAAACATTATTTCTACGTCTCTTACAAGAATATAAATTATCAGAAAAATCTTTACATCTTTTTATTGAGGGGAATGATGATCCTGCATTTTACACGAATTACATAAGTAATTTAGCAGGAAATAATTTTCAAATTTATTTTTATAATAGCAAGAATAAATCCGGTGTATATTCAAATTATAATCAAATAAGCTGGAAATCCTATAATAAGAATAGAGTATTGTTTTTTGTTGACAAAGACTACTCAGATATTCTAAAATTAAGATATCCCATTGACCAGAACATTTTTGTTACAAAATATTACTCTATAGAAAATTACTTAGTCAATGATCAAATTGTTAGAAGAATTCTAACTGATTTAGTGCACATAACAGACCCATCAATTATTAATAACATTATTAAAAAATTCCATCAAGAACATAAGTCCTTCTGTGAGTATATGGTATTACTATCAGCTTGGATTATTTATCATAGAAAGAATGGAACAAATATCAATTTAGGAAATATTAGTTTATCACATATTTTTCAGTTTAATGCTAAATTGGAAATAGTAAAGTTGAATTCTCCCCAAGGAAAAAAATTACTGGATTATCTTGATGAAAAAACAGGAAATCCTGATTCATCAGGTTCCTGGAAATCAGTTAGAAAAATTTATTCCAGCCTATTAAAGATTAATGAAGATAAAATCCACCTTAGAGGTAAATTCGAAATTTGGTTCTTGGTAGCATTTATCAACGCCTTAATTGACAACTTAAACTCTTCTAGAAAAAAAGGAGAACCAAAAGCAAAAATGAATGTAAGTCTAAGTAGCTCTAATGCAGTTGCCTTATTAGCTACAAGACTTAGCATACCTCCAGATTTAAAAAGTTTTATATCAAATAACCTTTCGAAAATTAACTAA
- a CDS encoding AAA family ATPase, which produces MVQIKSIKISKLFGDKNYNIKLKDNKLILVAENGAGKTTIVNIIYYFISRQWTKLLKYDFKSVEVKFSGNSIKLERSEIDIINSDKISRLLRRYSPSVKERFYELLRNYDISELAGNYTKLEYLADELRLPKSLIIEISRYAEREQINLFESKLREKEQLLTSLMDTQILYLPTYRRIEQDLNDILPDLKEELSSYRKRKLRYVRNEPDIGYVELVEFGMEDVVEKVNRKLSDLKEDFNSKLKTNLTGGYLRDVINKNYSKITYNQIESLTPNSLRRIFDRIDEDVLSKNEKEKLYIFISDLRKGKTIEKEENKILAYFIFKLSAIYSELEKNEKEITQFIQVCNEYSTNKIFLYDYVNFQILIRPLKQGDVLFNKPIEFKNLSSGEKQIVSLFSHIYLSNLENYIIIIDEPELSLSVTWQKRFLADIAKNEKCLGLISVTHSPFIFQNELENYARGLNEFEINS; this is translated from the coding sequence ATGGTACAAATTAAATCTATTAAAATTAGTAAACTCTTTGGAGATAAAAATTACAATATAAAACTAAAAGATAATAAACTTATTCTCGTGGCTGAAAATGGCGCTGGAAAGACTACCATAGTTAATATAATCTATTATTTTATAAGTCGACAATGGACAAAATTATTAAAATATGATTTTAAATCTGTAGAAGTAAAATTTTCAGGCAATTCTATCAAACTCGAAAGAAGTGAAATTGATATTATAAATTCAGATAAGATTTCTAGACTTTTAAGAAGATATAGTCCATCAGTAAAAGAAAGATTTTATGAATTACTCAGAAACTATGATATTTCAGAATTAGCCGGAAATTATACTAAACTTGAATATCTAGCTGATGAATTAAGATTGCCAAAAAGTTTAATTATTGAAATTAGCCGTTATGCTGAAAGGGAACAAATAAATTTATTCGAAAGTAAACTTAGAGAAAAAGAACAACTGCTAACTTCCCTGATGGATACACAGATTCTATATTTGCCGACATATAGAAGGATTGAGCAAGATTTAAATGATATACTTCCCGATTTGAAGGAAGAGCTTAGTTCTTATAGGAAAAGAAAATTGCGTTACGTAAGAAATGAACCAGATATAGGTTATGTGGAACTAGTAGAGTTTGGGATGGAAGATGTTGTTGAGAAGGTAAACAGAAAACTATCCGATTTAAAAGAAGATTTCAACTCAAAGTTGAAAACCAATTTAACAGGAGGATATTTACGAGATGTTATAAATAAAAATTATTCAAAAATAACTTATAATCAAATTGAATCTTTAACGCCTAATTCGCTTAGAAGAATTTTCGATCGAATAGATGAAGATGTTTTATCAAAAAATGAAAAAGAAAAACTTTACATATTTATTAGTGATCTAAGAAAAGGGAAGACTATTGAAAAAGAAGAAAATAAAATTTTAGCTTACTTTATTTTTAAGCTTTCTGCGATCTATTCTGAGTTAGAAAAAAATGAAAAAGAGATTACACAGTTTATTCAAGTTTGCAACGAATATTCTACAAATAAAATATTCTTATATGATTATGTGAATTTTCAAATACTTATCCGTCCGCTAAAGCAAGGAGATGTTCTTTTTAACAAGCCTATTGAGTTCAAAAATTTATCATCAGGGGAGAAACAAATAGTATCACTTTTTAGTCACATTTACCTTTCCAATTTAGAAAATTACATCATTATCATTGATGAACCGGAACTGTCTCTATCTGTAACTTGGCAAAAGAGGTTTTTAGCAGATATAGCCAAAAATGAAAAATGTTTAGGATTAATTTCAGTAACTCATTCACCATTCATATTTCAAAATGAACTTGAGAACTATGCTCGAGGGTTAAATGAATTCGAAATAAATTCTTAG